The following coding sequences lie in one Panicum virgatum strain AP13 chromosome 6N, P.virgatum_v5, whole genome shotgun sequence genomic window:
- the LOC120679289 gene encoding uncharacterized protein LOC120679289: MERAADLNAGVEEAASAVAVLSRRQRERRRERDGRRRHPGRGAGGGNAGDVHRRAVPCFLFSSQFSFSSSIFPFSVFFHVFFLRGGARSSPSVLIPIQRSVFFGSSCTSDLHGSTPALPTPRLAYVPRDASSIPTGADFATHRKRNEGAHLQPSLRRSLPPAPPHAPSLPTGTLGDHGVVLGSRAMGRLRHPRRSARARRTPTLADAAADVGPSPAGRISGRPVRGSEPTPDLGAPDFGSRRWALGRKGEGEEEAAGRCTPVPATRPTPPWQILVARMRRRRPPTRQQLCFYGSTWHPVARLSIPTS; encoded by the coding sequence ATGGAGCGAGCGGCGGATCTGAACGCTGGTGTCGAAGAGGCAGCGTCGGCAGTGGCGGTGCTGTCGAGGCGTCAACGCGAACGGCGGCGGGAGCGAGACGGACGAAGGCGACATCCAGGCAGAGGCGCGGGTGGCGGGAACGCCGGTGACGTCCACCGCCGTGCGGTGCCGTGTTTCCTTTTTTCCTCtcaattttccttttcttcctcaATTTTTCCCTTTTCAGTTTTCTTCCATGTTTTCTTCCTACGCGGCGGAGCGCGTTCTTCACCTAGTGTGCTCATACCCATCCAACGGTCTGTCTTCTTTGGATCATCCTGCACATCAGACCTCCACGGCTCCACCCCCGCCCTCCCCACTCCGCGCCTCGCGTACGTGCCTCGCGACGCGAGTTCGATCCCCACCGGCGCCGATTTTGCCACACACCGAAAAAGAAACGAAGGGGCACACCTGCAGCCCTCCCTGCGTCGCTCCCTCCCACCGGCGCCTCCCCATGCCCCTTCCCTCCCCACCGGTACGCTCGGGGATCACGGCGTCGTGCTCGGCTCCCGCGCGATGGGCCGCCTCCGACATCCCAGGCGGAGCGCTCGCGCCCGGAGAACGCCCACGctcgcggacgccgccgccgacgttgGCCCATCACCCGCCGGACGGATCTCGGGGCGGCCTGTCCGGGGCAGCGAGCCGACGCCGGATCTAGGGGCGCCCGATTTCGGAAGCCGTCGCTGGGCGCTTGGTCgaaagggggagggggaggaggaggccgccgggcgCTGCACGCCGGTGCCAGCTACTCGGCCAACGCCGCCGTGGCAGATCTTGGTAGCGAGGATGAGGAGGCGACGACCACCAACAAGGCAACAACTCTGCTTCTACGGTTCTACCTGGCATCCCGTCGCTAGACTAAGCATCCCTACCAGCTGA